The Panicum virgatum strain AP13 chromosome 5K, P.virgatum_v5, whole genome shotgun sequence genome has a window encoding:
- the LOC120709204 gene encoding anthocyanidin 3-O-glucosyltransferase-like: MAPAVSSPTPHVAVVAFPFGSHAPALLAFARALAAAAAPAGATLSFLSTAGSIAQLRGAASAELPGNLRFVEVPDGAGLPAAKGPVPVPVPRQMELFMAAAEAGGLKAGLEAARAMAGGARVSCVVGDAFVWPAAEAAAAAGSPWVPVWMGAPCALLAHLRTDALREDVGDQAASRADELLASHPGLGSYCVGDLPDGVVSGDFNHVISRLVHRMGQLLPRAAAAAVALNTFPGLDPPDFTAVLAETLPNCLPLGLGLDHLLLPKDITDAAAPAAGDPHGCLAWLDAHPARSVVYVGFGRVASPRSDELRELAAGLESSGAPFLWSLREDSWPLLPEGFLARAAAAGAGLVVPWAPQVAVLRHASVGAFVTHAGWGSVLEALSSGVPMACRPFFGDHRMIARSVASVWGVGVAFEGAAMTRAGVAAAVGELLRGEEGARMRARAQELQAAAAAAFAPGGACRRNFDEFVEIVCRV; encoded by the exons ATGGCGCCCGCCGTGTCCTCCCCGACGCCGCACGTGGCCGTGGTAGCGTTCCCGTTCGGCTCCCACGCGCCGGCGCTGCTCGCCTTCGCGcgcgcgctggccgccgccgcggcgcccgcgggGGCCACGCTCTCGTTCCTCTCCACCGCGGGCTCCATCGCGCAGCTCCGCGGGGCGGCTAGCGCCGAGCTCCCGGGGAACCTGCGCttcgtggaggtcccggacggCGCCGGGCTGCCCGCGGCCAAGGGGCCCGTGCCGGTGCCAGTGCCGCGGCAGATGGAGCTGTTTAtggccgccgcggaggccggcggcttgAAGGCCGGGCTGGAGGCGGCCCgcgccatggcgggcggcgccaGGGTGAGCTGCGTGGTCGGGGACGCTTTCGTGTggcccgcggcggaggcggccgccgcggcggggtcGCCGTGGGTGCCGGTGTGGATGGGCGCGCCGTGCGCGCTCCTGGCGCACCTCCGCACCGACGCGCTCCGGGAGGACGTCGGCGaccagg CCGCGAGCAGGGCGGACGAGCTGCTGGCCTCGCACCCGGGCCTCGGCAGCTACTGCGTCGGCGACCTCCCCGACGGCGTCGTCTCCGGTGACTTCAACCACGTCATCAGCCGCCTCGTCCACCGAATGGGGCAGctcctcccgcgcgccgccgccgccgccgtggcgctcAACACCTTCCCGGGCCTCGACCCGCCCGACTTCACCGCGGTCCTCGCGGAGACGCTCCCCAACTGCCTCCCGCTCGGGCTCGGCCtcgaccacctcctcctccccaagGACATCACCGACGCCGCGGCGCCAGCAGCCGGCGACCCGCACGGCTGCCTCGCCTGGCTGGACGCTCACCCGGCGCGCTCGGTGGTGTACGTCGGCTTCGGCAGGGTGGCGTCGCCGCGCTCCGACGAGCTCCGGGAGCTGGCTGCCGGGCTGGAGTCCTCCGGTGCGCCGTTCCTGTGGTCCCTGCGCGAGGATTCGTGGCCGCTCCTGCCCGAGGGGTTCCtggcccgcgccgcggccgccggcgccgggctcgTGGTCCCCTGGGCGCCGCAGGTGGCCGTGCTGCGCCATGCGTCCGTGGGCGCCTTCGTGACGCACGCCGGGTGGGGGTCGGTGCTGGAGGCCCTGTCCAGCGGCGTGCCCATGGCGTGCCGCCCCTTCTTCGGGGACCACCGGATGATCGCGCGGTCCGTGGCGAGCGTGTGGGGAGTCGGCGTGGCGTTCGAGGGCGCCGCGATGACGCGCGCCggggtggccgccgccgtgggggaGCTGCTGCGCGGGGAGGAAGGGGCGAGGATGAGGGCCAGGGCGCAGGAGCTGCAGGCCGCTGCGGCCGCGGCGTTCGCGCCCGGCGGCGCGTGCAGGAGGAACTTCGACGAGTTCGTGGAGATAGTCTGTCGCGTGTGA